From the Chitinolyticbacter meiyuanensis genome, one window contains:
- a CDS encoding YajQ family cyclic di-GMP-binding protein: MPSFDIVSEINEVEVRNALEQTNKEVGNRYDFKGSDARVEQADKVLTAFADSEFQLDQVKEVLVNKLAKRGVDIRCLDEGKVEKVSGNKVKQVLTVKTGVDSDLAKRIVKLIKDSKIKVQAAIQGDAVRVSGAKRDTLQEAIALVRKSVDDFPLQYQNFRD, from the coding sequence ATGCCCTCGTTCGATATCGTCTCCGAGATCAATGAAGTTGAAGTGCGCAATGCCCTTGAGCAGACCAACAAGGAAGTCGGCAACCGCTACGACTTCAAGGGCTCGGATGCCCGGGTCGAACAGGCCGACAAGGTGCTCACCGCTTTTGCCGACAGCGAATTCCAGCTCGATCAGGTCAAGGAAGTGCTGGTGAACAAGCTCGCCAAGCGCGGCGTGGACATCCGTTGCCTCGATGAAGGCAAGGTTGAGAAGGTGTCGGGCAACAAGGTCAAGCAGGTGCTGACGGTGAAGACCGGCGTCGATTCGGACCTCGCCAAGCGCATCGTCAAGCTGATCAAGGACTCCAAGATCAAGGTCCAAGCCGCCATCCAGGGCGATGCGGTGCGCGTCTCCGGGGCAAAACGCGACACTTTGCAGGAAGCGATTGCATTGGTACGCAAGTCGGTCGACGATTTCCCCCTGCAATATCAGAATTTTCGCGACTGA
- a CDS encoding sensor domain-containing diguanylate cyclase: protein MAWSARQSTSITLFMMLFGLGMLAILGFQVSSSYQAEMARVRNQTDNQAQLLALTLSGTLRELDLVLRDLADRIDPATLGGATEIEALLSDKLRQLPQADALQLVDASGQIVSQASGKTLPQLPEGLVKALAGAQFRERLYTHIDGNNGLLLARRLDAEDGSVAAVIIARLPASYLNRELARVDTEPHGIAQLLDRSGQRIASHGSATTVLTADRSLIEQLYTGKNADGAAQAQRTGGNTLLASYRQVGASALFIVVGASSLDYLARWRTNTLYFLLGGGMLLVMALTMMYFFWRSHRLARNLKQKEARLNISESRFRQMIETIPVALILAREPEHLITYINQQGARTFNIPQAGALSLRAFDFYASNEDFSEQLKAVREAQGIRNVEVRLRRWSGETFWASLSMSSVEVGEERTLMIGVSDITERKRLELELKRRATTDGLSGLANRAHFMEVANQELLRAQRFNRPLALLMVDIDHFKRINDTYGHDVGDMAIKAVAKIAQSALRDVDLVARMGGEEFAALLPETTPDLARAVAERLRQRIEGNVVKLENGTEVRFTGSIGISALRPADHLVDDLLKRADLALYHSKHHGRNQVSVHDEIDVAS, encoded by the coding sequence ATGGCCTGGTCCGCGCGCCAATCCACTTCCATTACCCTGTTCATGATGCTGTTCGGCCTCGGCATGCTGGCCATCCTGGGTTTCCAGGTCAGCAGCTCGTACCAGGCCGAGATGGCGCGCGTGCGCAACCAGACCGACAACCAGGCGCAATTACTCGCGCTGACGCTGTCAGGCACATTGCGCGAACTCGACTTGGTGCTGCGCGATCTGGCCGACCGCATCGATCCGGCCACGCTGGGCGGCGCCACCGAAATCGAAGCGCTGCTCTCCGACAAGCTGCGGCAGCTGCCGCAGGCCGATGCACTGCAACTGGTCGACGCCAGCGGCCAGATCGTGAGCCAAGCCAGTGGCAAGACCTTGCCACAGTTGCCGGAGGGCCTCGTCAAGGCTTTGGCCGGTGCACAGTTCCGTGAGCGGCTGTATACGCACATTGATGGCAACAATGGCCTGCTGCTGGCCCGCCGGCTCGACGCCGAGGACGGCAGCGTGGCCGCAGTCATCATCGCCCGGCTGCCCGCCAGTTATCTCAACCGAGAACTCGCCCGCGTCGATACGGAGCCACACGGCATCGCCCAACTGCTCGATCGCAGTGGCCAGCGCATCGCCAGCCACGGCAGCGCCACTACGGTGCTGACGGCGGATCGGTCGCTGATCGAGCAGCTTTATACCGGCAAGAATGCCGACGGCGCAGCACAGGCGCAGCGGACCGGTGGCAACACACTGCTGGCGAGTTATCGCCAGGTGGGCGCCAGCGCGCTGTTCATCGTCGTCGGCGCCTCGTCGCTCGACTATCTGGCCCGCTGGCGCACCAATACGCTCTATTTCCTGCTGGGCGGCGGCATGCTGCTGGTGATGGCGCTGACCATGATGTACTTCTTCTGGCGCTCGCACCGGCTGGCACGCAATCTCAAGCAGAAGGAAGCCCGGCTCAACATCAGCGAATCGCGCTTTCGCCAGATGATCGAGACCATTCCGGTCGCGCTGATCCTCGCGCGCGAACCCGAGCACCTGATCACCTACATCAACCAGCAGGGCGCGCGCACGTTCAACATTCCGCAGGCCGGCGCGCTCTCACTGCGAGCCTTCGATTTCTATGCCAGCAACGAGGACTTCAGCGAGCAGCTCAAGGCCGTGCGCGAGGCGCAGGGCATCCGCAACGTCGAGGTCCGCCTGCGCCGCTGGTCGGGCGAAACCTTCTGGGCCAGCCTGTCGATGTCCAGCGTTGAAGTGGGCGAGGAACGCACACTGATGATCGGTGTCTCCGACATCACCGAGCGCAAGCGACTGGAACTGGAGCTGAAGCGCCGCGCCACCACCGACGGGCTGTCCGGCCTCGCCAACCGCGCCCACTTCATGGAAGTGGCCAATCAGGAACTGCTGCGTGCCCAGCGTTTCAACCGGCCGCTGGCGTTGCTGATGGTCGACATCGACCACTTCAAGCGCATCAACGATACCTACGGCCACGATGTCGGCGACATGGCCATCAAGGCAGTGGCCAAGATCGCACAGAGCGCGCTGCGCGATGTCGACCTGGTGGCACGCATGGGCGGTGAGGAATTCGCCGCGCTGCTGCCCGAAACCACGCCGGATCTGGCCCGCGCAGTGGCTGAGCGGTTGCGCCAGCGCATCGAGGGCAATGTGGTGAAGCTGGAGAATGGTACCGAGGTGCGGTTCACCGGCAGTATCGGCATCAGCGCCTTGCGGCCTGCCGATCACTTGGTCGACGATCTGCTCAAGCGCGCCGACTTGGCGCTGTATCACTCCAAGCATCACGGTCGCAACCAGGTGTCCGTGCACGACGAGATCGACGTCGCTTCTTGA
- a CDS encoding DUF3149 domain-containing protein, whose product MENTPLETLFTSHIGLLSLFTIGFIIAMAIYIFIFVRRHIREDVEAHERELGQR is encoded by the coding sequence ATGGAAAACACACCACTCGAAACCCTGTTCACGTCCCACATCGGGCTGCTGAGTCTCTTCACCATCGGTTTCATCATCGCGATGGCGATTTACATCTTCATATTCGTGCGTCGCCATATCCGCGAAGATGTCGAGGCCCACGAGCGCGAACTCGGTCAGCGCTGA
- a CDS encoding ArnT family glycosyltransferase, protein MLTYVPQSATPTPEIPQQKPWLLILLCLVWLLPGLVGHDPWKPAELETAAVVQHFLDDGYWVLPRFADISYLEFAPLYYWSAAIIAWPLSKLGMAVHDAARLATGVWMALGMWGLGLAGRTLYGRRQGRVAVLVLIGCVGLIVWGHQLGPQVLLVAAFAWHAFALAHSQRQPLLAGALLGLAWLTLLLGATWTEFLLALCSALVLPVFKPWRRASYLVTLFTALVLALPIAAVWVLWLQQFSPVALARWLDMEAFGAFGGLARLTLWHGFGFFLSNVAWFAWPALPLAAWGIWSSRRMCGDPGIVLPASLAALLMLALAIAGDVRDYMLLPLLVPLSLLAVPGVDVLRRGAAAALNWFGMMTFGLTAAALWLAWFGMQLGGPEAVLRKLAQFNPGGTREVAWLGFVFAAAITVAWCRVIARERPLGRLAVTNWACGATLVWGVLIGLWLPWLDQTKSYRAVSEEVVLAMKGRSGCIDVSQASTAMVASLDYFSPLSLHRFDASQCRWQLRQGRVREGELAFWQGARRGDDVQFYLLDRGAR, encoded by the coding sequence ATGCTGACTTACGTCCCCCAGTCTGCCACGCCCACGCCCGAGATCCCCCAGCAAAAACCCTGGTTATTGATCCTGCTCTGCTTGGTCTGGCTGTTGCCCGGCCTCGTTGGGCACGACCCATGGAAGCCCGCCGAGCTCGAGACCGCTGCCGTAGTGCAGCACTTCCTCGATGATGGCTACTGGGTGTTGCCGCGCTTCGCCGATATCAGCTACCTCGAGTTTGCGCCGCTCTATTACTGGAGTGCAGCGATCATTGCCTGGCCTTTGTCCAAGCTGGGCATGGCGGTGCACGATGCGGCGCGCCTCGCCACCGGCGTCTGGATGGCACTGGGCATGTGGGGGCTGGGGCTGGCTGGGCGCACGCTGTACGGCCGCCGTCAGGGCAGGGTGGCGGTACTGGTACTGATCGGCTGCGTCGGGCTTATCGTCTGGGGGCACCAATTGGGGCCACAGGTATTGTTGGTGGCGGCATTTGCCTGGCACGCCTTTGCGCTTGCCCATTCGCAACGCCAACCGTTGCTGGCTGGTGCGCTGCTTGGCCTGGCTTGGCTCACCTTGTTGCTGGGGGCCACCTGGACCGAGTTCCTGCTGGCGCTCTGTTCCGCGCTGGTGCTACCCGTGTTCAAACCGTGGCGCCGAGCGTCCTATCTGGTGACCCTGTTCACCGCCTTGGTGCTGGCGCTACCGATCGCGGCAGTCTGGGTTTTGTGGCTACAGCAGTTCAGTCCGGTCGCGCTGGCACGCTGGCTGGATATGGAAGCGTTCGGGGCTTTTGGCGGTCTGGCCCGACTGACGCTTTGGCACGGCTTTGGTTTCTTCCTCTCCAACGTGGCCTGGTTTGCCTGGCCGGCGTTGCCGCTGGCGGCCTGGGGGATCTGGTCCAGCCGGCGCATGTGCGGCGATCCGGGCATCGTGCTGCCGGCCTCGTTGGCTGCATTGCTGATGCTTGCCCTGGCCATCGCCGGTGATGTGCGCGATTACATGCTGCTGCCTTTACTGGTGCCGCTGTCGCTTCTGGCCGTGCCTGGCGTCGATGTGCTGCGCCGCGGTGCGGCGGCTGCGCTCAACTGGTTCGGCATGATGACCTTCGGCCTGACCGCTGCGGCGCTCTGGCTGGCGTGGTTTGGCATGCAGTTGGGCGGGCCGGAGGCGGTACTGCGCAAGCTGGCGCAATTCAATCCGGGCGGTACCCGTGAAGTGGCCTGGCTGGGCTTTGTGTTTGCAGCGGCAATTACTGTGGCGTGGTGCCGCGTCATTGCACGTGAGCGTCCCTTGGGTCGTCTTGCCGTCACCAACTGGGCTTGCGGTGCCACCCTGGTCTGGGGCGTGCTGATTGGCCTATGGTTGCCCTGGCTCGATCAGACCAAGAGCTACCGGGCGGTTTCCGAGGAAGTGGTGCTGGCAATGAAGGGGCGTAGCGGCTGCATTGACGTGAGCCAAGCCTCGACCGCGATGGTGGCCTCGCTCGACTACTTTTCGCCGCTGTCGCTGCATCGCTTCGATGCGAGCCAGTGTCGCTGGCAATTGCGCCAAGGCCGGGTGCGCGAGGGTGAGCTGGCCTTCTGGCAGGGCGCGCGTCGTGGCGATGACGTGCAGTTCTATCTGCTCGATCGCGGTGCGCGCTGA
- a CDS encoding type B 50S ribosomal protein L31 has product MKDGIHPEYNEVIFFDASVDFKFLTRSTLKAKGAETMKWTDGKEYPVVRLDVSSESHPFYTGKQKIVDTAGRIEKFRSKYGMYSSNK; this is encoded by the coding sequence ATGAAAGACGGCATCCATCCCGAATACAACGAAGTGATCTTCTTCGACGCCAGCGTCGACTTCAAGTTTCTGACCCGCTCCACGCTGAAGGCCAAGGGCGCTGAAACCATGAAGTGGACCGATGGCAAGGAATACCCGGTCGTGCGCCTGGACGTGTCCAGCGAATCGCATCCGTTCTACACCGGCAAGCAGAAGATCGTCGATACCGCCGGCCGCATCGAGAAGTTCCGCAGCAAGTACGGCATGTACAGCAGCAACAAGTAA
- the rho gene encoding transcription termination factor Rho — protein MHLSDLKHYHVSKLVEMGAEIEGANRMRKQDLIFALLKNQAKKGESIFGDGTLEVLPDGFGFLRSPDTSYLAGPDDIYVSPSQIRRFNLHSGDTVEGEIRTPKDGERYFALVKVDKVNGEPPENSKNKILFENLTPLFPNERLHLERDIKGTENVTGRMVDLIAPIGKGQRALLVAPPKSGKTVMLQNIAHAITANHPEVVLIVLLIDERPEEVTEMQRSVRGEVISSTFDEPATRHVQVAEMVIEKAKRLVEHKKDVVILLDSITRLARAYNTVVPASGKVLTGGVDANALQRPKRFFGAARNIEEGGSLTIIASALIDTGSRMDDVIYEEFKGTGNMEIHLDRRMAEKRIFPAININRSGTRREELLIPQDQLQKIWVLRKLLYPMDDLEAMEFLQDKIKATKNNGDFFDSMRR, from the coding sequence ATGCATTTGTCCGACCTGAAACACTATCACGTCTCCAAGCTTGTGGAGATGGGCGCCGAAATCGAGGGTGCCAACCGCATGCGCAAGCAGGACCTGATCTTCGCCTTGCTGAAGAACCAGGCCAAGAAAGGGGAGAGCATCTTCGGCGACGGCACGCTGGAAGTGCTGCCCGACGGCTTCGGTTTCCTGCGCAGCCCCGACACCAGCTATCTCGCCGGCCCGGACGATATCTACGTCAGCCCGTCGCAGATCCGCCGCTTCAACCTGCACAGCGGCGACACCGTCGAAGGCGAGATCCGCACGCCCAAGGATGGCGAGCGCTACTTCGCGCTGGTCAAGGTCGACAAGGTCAACGGCGAGCCGCCGGAGAACAGCAAGAACAAGATCCTGTTCGAGAACCTGACGCCGCTGTTCCCGAACGAGCGCCTGCACCTGGAACGCGACATCAAGGGCACCGAGAACGTCACCGGCCGCATGGTCGATCTGATCGCGCCGATCGGCAAGGGGCAGCGTGCATTGCTGGTGGCTCCGCCCAAGTCCGGCAAGACCGTGATGCTGCAGAACATCGCGCACGCCATCACTGCAAATCATCCGGAAGTGGTGCTGATCGTGCTGCTGATCGACGAGCGCCCCGAGGAAGTGACTGAAATGCAGCGCTCGGTGCGCGGCGAGGTCATCAGCTCGACGTTCGATGAGCCGGCCACCCGTCACGTGCAGGTTGCTGAAATGGTGATCGAGAAGGCCAAGCGTCTGGTCGAGCACAAGAAGGATGTGGTCATCCTGCTCGATTCGATCACGCGGCTAGCACGCGCCTACAACACCGTGGTGCCGGCGTCCGGCAAGGTGCTGACCGGTGGTGTCGATGCCAATGCGCTGCAGCGCCCCAAGCGCTTCTTTGGCGCCGCGCGCAACATCGAGGAAGGCGGTAGCCTGACCATCATCGCCTCGGCGCTGATCGATACCGGCTCGCGCATGGACGACGTGATCTACGAGGAATTCAAGGGCACCGGCAACATGGAAATCCATCTCGACCGCCGCATGGCCGAGAAGCGGATCTTCCCGGCGATCAACATCAATCGCTCCGGTACGCGCCGTGAGGAGTTGCTGATTCCGCAGGACCAGCTGCAGAAGATCTGGGTGCTGCGCAAGTTGCTCTACCCGATGGACGATCTGGAGGCGATGGAATTCCTGCAGGACAAGATCAAGGCCACCAAGAACAACGGCGACTTCTTCGATTCGATGCGGCGCTGA
- the trxA gene encoding thioredoxin TrxA, with protein sequence MSDQIVYVTDASFEDQVLKAEGAVLVDYWAEWCGPCKMIAPILDEVAGEYAGRLTVAKLNIDENQATPPKFGIRGIPTLMLFKGGEVKATKVGALSKSQLTAFLDSNL encoded by the coding sequence ATGAGCGACCAAATTGTCTATGTGACCGATGCCAGCTTCGAAGATCAGGTACTGAAGGCCGAAGGGGCCGTGCTGGTCGACTACTGGGCTGAGTGGTGCGGTCCTTGCAAGATGATCGCCCCCATCCTCGACGAAGTCGCCGGCGAATACGCTGGTCGACTGACCGTTGCCAAGCTCAACATCGACGAAAACCAGGCTACGCCGCCGAAGTTCGGCATCCGTGGCATTCCGACGCTGATGCTGTTCAAGGGCGGCGAAGTGAAGGCCACCAAGGTGGGCGCGCTGTCGAAGTCGCAGCTGACCGCTTTCCTCGACAGCAACCTCTGA
- the radA gene encoding DNA repair protein RadA — translation MSKAKSLYSCSACGATSPKWQGQCPGCGEWNTLVEGVAESRASRFEALAADGAVRQLHEVETAELPRTATGMAELDRVLGGGLVPGGVVLIGGDPGIGKSTLLLQALTRLAQAHKVLYVSGEESPQQIALRAKRLQLESAPVALMAEIGLEKILASLAKETPQVAVIDSIQTLYTETLTSAPGSVAQVRECAAQLTRFAKRTGTTILLVGHVTKEGALAGPRVLEHIVDAVLYFEGDTHSSFRLIRAIKNRFGAVNELGVFAMTDRGLREVSNPSALFLSQHAEPVAGSCVLVTQEGSRPMLVEVQALVDDAHSPQPKRLTVGLEQNRLALLLAVLHRHAGIAAFDQDVFINAVGGVRINEPAADLAVLLAIVSSLKDRPLPEKLVVFGEVGLAGEVRPVQRGQERLKEAAKLGFTHAIVPKANRPRQAIEGMTITAVERLADAVDAAL, via the coding sequence ATGAGCAAAGCCAAATCCCTCTACAGTTGTTCTGCCTGCGGTGCCACCTCGCCCAAGTGGCAGGGGCAGTGCCCCGGTTGCGGTGAATGGAATACCCTGGTCGAGGGCGTGGCCGAGTCGCGGGCCAGCCGTTTCGAGGCGCTGGCTGCCGACGGTGCAGTCCGTCAGCTGCACGAGGTCGAGACGGCCGAATTGCCGCGTACCGCCACTGGCATGGCCGAGCTCGATCGCGTGCTCGGCGGTGGCCTGGTGCCGGGGGGCGTGGTGCTGATCGGCGGCGACCCGGGAATCGGCAAATCCACCTTGCTGCTGCAGGCGCTCACGCGCCTCGCGCAAGCGCACAAGGTGCTTTATGTCTCGGGCGAGGAATCCCCGCAGCAGATCGCCCTGCGCGCCAAGCGCTTGCAGCTGGAGTCGGCACCGGTGGCGCTGATGGCTGAGATCGGACTGGAAAAGATTCTCGCCAGCCTTGCCAAGGAAACGCCGCAGGTGGCGGTGATCGATTCGATCCAGACGCTGTATACCGAAACGCTGACCAGTGCCCCTGGCAGCGTGGCGCAGGTACGCGAATGCGCAGCCCAGCTGACCCGCTTTGCCAAGCGCACCGGCACCACCATCCTGCTGGTCGGCCATGTGACCAAGGAAGGGGCGCTGGCTGGGCCGCGGGTGCTCGAGCATATCGTCGACGCGGTGCTGTATTTCGAAGGCGACACGCATTCGAGCTTCCGCCTGATCCGCGCGATCAAGAACCGCTTCGGCGCGGTGAACGAGCTTGGCGTGTTTGCCATGACCGATCGCGGCCTGCGCGAGGTATCAAATCCGTCCGCGCTGTTCCTGAGTCAGCATGCCGAACCGGTTGCCGGCTCCTGTGTGCTGGTGACGCAGGAAGGCTCACGGCCGATGTTGGTCGAGGTGCAGGCGCTGGTCGACGATGCCCATTCGCCGCAGCCCAAGCGGTTGACGGTGGGGCTGGAGCAGAACCGCCTCGCGCTGTTGCTGGCGGTGCTGCATCGCCATGCCGGCATCGCGGCCTTCGATCAGGACGTGTTCATCAACGCGGTGGGCGGCGTGCGGATCAACGAGCCGGCGGCAGACCTTGCCGTGCTGCTCGCCATCGTGTCGTCGCTGAAGGATCGACCCTTGCCGGAGAAGCTGGTGGTCTTCGGCGAAGTGGGTCTGGCTGGCGAGGTGCGACCAGTGCAGCGCGGCCAGGAACGACTGAAGGAGGCAGCCAAGCTCGGCTTCACCCACGCCATCGTGCCCAAGGCAAACCGACCACGGCAGGCAATCGAAGGCATGACGATCACGGCGGTGGAACGGTTGGCCGACGCGGTGGATGCTGCGTTGTAG
- the flgL gene encoding flagellar hook-associated protein FlgL: MRVATSTIYSLGVSGLQKHLADQAKLQNQLSTGRRILTPADDPIASARALSVTQAQSKNEQYITNTDSADSALRMTESTLQQVTTLIQNVQQLAINAGNPTLTANEKSILETELQGRYQELLGLVNGTDGEGTYLFSGFRGDTKPFTETSFGNVTYNGDQGQRKVQISDSRAIPVSEAGSQVFQQIKNGNKTFATGANVANTGSGIISVGEVLDPTKWANAANVQDFRVEFYSIPDPADPTGDPIINYDIIDDRATLPDGSANPNYNFSMVDGYDYNGGARPVTPGVNPFPRTYTSGGDIEFRQLPGETTPLIAGWDFGVKASIEGTPKTGDTFSLDASTNRDVFTVLADLSTALKSYKTDGTGTGQATFQNQLNNVISNLSNSLDNVLTTQASIGSRMNETESVRSTNEDINLQYSQTLTKLQDLDWAQAISDFAQNQTLLEAARTSFSKVQGLSLFQYI; encoded by the coding sequence ATGCGTGTCGCGACTTCAACCATCTACAGCCTGGGCGTGTCCGGGTTGCAAAAGCACCTGGCCGACCAGGCCAAGCTGCAGAACCAGCTCTCGACCGGTCGCCGCATCCTGACGCCGGCCGATGACCCGATCGCCTCGGCGCGCGCGTTGTCCGTGACGCAGGCGCAATCGAAGAACGAGCAGTACATCACCAATACCGACAGCGCCGATTCGGCGTTGCGCATGACCGAATCGACGCTGCAGCAGGTCACCACGCTGATCCAGAACGTGCAGCAGCTGGCGATCAATGCCGGCAACCCGACGCTGACGGCCAACGAGAAGTCCATCCTGGAGACCGAGCTGCAAGGCCGTTACCAGGAACTGCTGGGCCTGGTGAATGGCACCGATGGCGAGGGCACCTATCTGTTCTCGGGGTTCCGCGGCGATACCAAGCCATTCACCGAAACCAGCTTCGGCAACGTCACCTACAACGGTGACCAGGGCCAGCGCAAGGTGCAGATCTCCGATTCGCGCGCGATCCCGGTGTCGGAAGCCGGCTCGCAGGTGTTCCAGCAGATCAAGAACGGTAACAAGACCTTCGCCACCGGCGCCAACGTGGCCAATACCGGCTCGGGCATCATCAGTGTGGGCGAGGTGCTCGATCCCACCAAGTGGGCTAACGCGGCCAATGTGCAGGATTTCCGCGTCGAGTTTTATTCGATTCCGGATCCGGCCGACCCCACCGGCGATCCGATCATCAACTACGACATCATCGATGATCGGGCCACCTTGCCGGATGGCTCGGCCAACCCGAACTACAACTTCTCGATGGTCGATGGCTACGACTACAACGGCGGCGCCCGCCCGGTCACCCCCGGTGTCAACCCGTTTCCACGGACTTACACCAGCGGCGGCGACATCGAATTCCGCCAGTTGCCCGGCGAAACCACGCCGCTGATCGCAGGCTGGGATTTTGGTGTGAAGGCCAGCATCGAGGGCACGCCCAAGACCGGCGACACCTTCTCACTGGATGCCAGCACCAATCGCGATGTGTTCACCGTGCTGGCTGACCTCTCGACCGCATTGAAGAGCTACAAGACCGATGGCACCGGTACCGGCCAGGCCACGTTCCAGAACCAGCTCAACAACGTGATTTCCAACCTGTCGAACTCGCTCGACAACGTGCTGACCACGCAGGCCTCGATCGGCTCGCGCATGAACGAGACCGAATCGGTGCGCAGTACCAACGAGGACATCAACCTGCAGTACAGCCAGACGCTGACCAAGCTGCAGGATCTGGACTGGGCGCAGGCGATCAGCGATTTCGCACAGAACCAGACGCTGCTCGAGGCGGCCCGTACCAGCTTCTCCAAGGTGCAAGGGCTGAGCCTGTTCCAGTACATCTGA